The sequence TTTTTtttgtccgcgaataggagccCCGGTTATTATGTCACTCATATatagattttcaaaatttaaaaaaaaaaatggcgtGGCCGATCCAGCCGATCGGGAGCCTAAAACCCGGACGGTTACCCCCGGaccggcgtgggctagccgacgGCCGCCGTTTTCCGCTCGTTGCAATAGTCGGCAGGGCCCGGGCCCGGGCCCCCGgggaatcggctagccgcctttgggagatgctcttatatttcttaaaatccgtgccaaAATAAAGGACACCTATTcaaggatggagggagtaacacattttctcactcttattttttcctctctcttactttattacgttctcttctttcttttttataatcttttaatttaatatattttttagacatctttttttaatttcatccGGAAAAAATGTCTCTACTATTCCCCCTTTTTTCCCCAAAGAGtttcggttcacttttaccataaatggtaatggGGTCcaaccttccactaactcattccacttacatttaatttaaaactaatgtcGGGGGCCCCTTTTAAAACttttacccactttttttaaacttttttaaaactcgtgccgtcCATAAGGGACTTCTAATGCCGGGGGAGCgatttaaaaaggaaaaaagattaCAACCTAGGTCATGGATATACTGTGGCATCTTCATATACTACAAGCATGGATATATTGTGGCATCTTCATGTACTACAACTTAGGTCATGGACAATGGACTGCTGACTTGGAATACGAAATTGCCAGTGTCAACATGCACGCCCTCCTCTGCGTAGGGTTTACCTGATTGCTAAGATAAGCCGAATTCAAaccaaatcacaaaatattgcATCAATTTCCTCAAAACTCACATGTCCATTATAAAAAACCAACACCCCTCTTAAAATTCGTAAACCGCAATCACATTTTCCTCATCTCACTCACCCCCTATCTAATAATAGTTCACTACAATTGCCCAAACCGGGGGAAGATGGTCGAGAAAGAGCACGGCGGAGGCTCTGGAGCCTCCGCGAGCAGCACCCCCCCGACCTTGAATTGCCGGCGACGACGAGGGCATCAGCACGCCGACCTCAACCGCCGCATGTGGAAGGACCGGATGCGGATGCAGAAGATGAAGGCCACCCTCGACGCCGCCGACAGGCCGGCAGGGGGGGCTCGAGCCTCCGCCGCAAAAATGTGCCGCGCCCAGGACGCCGTGCTCAAATACATGGCCAAGATCATGGACGTTGCGGGCCAGGGCTTCGTTCGGCATCGTCCCTGAAAAAAGCCAGTCACGGGGCCCTTTGGGCCCCCGGGCTGGTGGAAGGAGGAGGTCCGCCGACCGCCGCCCCCACTGCGTCGCGGGCTTCCTCCCCCGGGCCGGGCTGCCGGGCCCCGAGATCGCCGGGCTCCTTCATGCACATGCTGCAGGAGCTCCAGGAAAGACGCTGGGGGGCTGCTTTCTGCTCTCGCAGCACGCGTGCCCCCCCAGCGGGCTTTCCCCCGGAGGGCCTGGCGCCGCCGGGGCCGCCGGGGGCGAGCTGTGGTGGGGGGCCGGGGAGGCCCGGCGAGCACGGGCCCCCCCCTACCGCAAACCCCACGACCTGAAGAAGGCGTGGAAGGTCAGCGTGCTGCCGCGATTATGCACATGGCGCCGGTTTGGAGCGGATGAGGAGGCTCGTCAACCAGTCCAAGTGCTGCAGCATAAGATGACGGCG comes from Salvia hispanica cultivar TCC Black 2014 unplaced genomic scaffold, UniMelb_Shisp_WGS_1.0 HiC_scaffold_16, whole genome shotgun sequence and encodes:
- the LOC125198527 gene encoding putative ETHYLENE INSENSITIVE 3-like 4 protein encodes the protein MVEKEHGGGSGASASSTPPTLNCRRRRGHQHADLNRRMWKDRMRMQKMKATLDAADRASFGIVPEKSQSRGPLGPRAGGRRRSADRRPHCVAGFLPRAGLPGPEIAGLLHAHAAGAPGKTLGGCFLLSQHACPPSGLSPGGPGAAGAAGGELWWGAGEARRARAPPYRKPHDLKKAWKVSVLPRLCTWRRFGADEEARQPVQVLQHKMTAKDTATGGRS